Below is a genomic region from Streptomyces ferrugineus.
CGCGCGGACCGCTGGGCGGGTCCGTGCCTCCTTCACGTGCCGTGCCTGCTCTGTCTGTGCCTCGTCCACCGGACGGTGTCCTCCCCATCGGTTCATGTCGCATGACGAACCGGGAAGTGCCGTACGTGCGGGGGTCGGTACGGCGCTTCCCGGCCGCCGCCACATGATCGCCACAGGGGTACGGGGGCCGGGTAGGGCCGAACAGCCCCCGCCCGGGATCACGGACAGGGACCAACGGCCCCTCCTGTCGTGGAGCGGCCCACTGGAGGCTTGGCCGAGTGAAGTCGGCGCGCCCGACGGGCAACAAGGGCCGAACGGCCCTGGCAAGGAGCCTTCGACGCGCTTTCCATGGAGGCCATCAGACCTGCCGGCAGCCCCCGTGCGGCGGGCAGGTACCGCGTGCGAGAAGGACACCATCGATGGCGCACCAGCCACGCCGCCCCACCGCGAGCCGGTCCGACAACCCATGGCCGGTCTCGACTGCGCCCGCGCCACGTCGCACCATCGAGCTGGCCCCGGACGAGGCGCTGCGGCTGCTCGGCAGCATCCCCATCGGGCGGATCATCTTCACCCGGCACGCGCTGCCCACCGCCCGCCCGGTCAACCACGTCCTCGACGCCGGGGACATCATCATCCGCACCCACGAGGGCGCCGCGCTGGTCTCGTCCGCCCAGCAGGGCGGTCCGCAGGGGATCGTCGTCGCCTACGAGGCCGACGACATCGACATCGAATCCCGCCTCGGCTGGAGCGTCGTCGCCACCGGCTACTGCCGGCTGGTCACCGACCCGGCACAGGTGGCCCGTTACCAGACGATGCTCCACACCTGGTCGGACCAGCACATGGACCAGGTCGTACGGATCCACCCCGATCTGGTCACCGGCATCAGACTCGTCGCGGCGGACGGCGCGACCTGAGGAACACGGCGAGGACGCGGCCCTCGTGGCGCGAGGCCCCCGATGGCCTGCATCAGGGGCCGGGTGTCCTTTTCGCACCGGCTACCGCCGAGTGGTCATTGAGTCAGGCGCGCCCGCCGGCCAGGACACGCCGACCGCGAACGCGGTGCCCCCGGTGCCGCAGGCCCGCCCTCCGCCCGGGACGCCAGGTCACGGCGAGGGCTGCGGCAGCCGGTTGCCGGCGCGGGCGCGGACCGCCTCGACGGCCTCCCACTGTTCGGGGTCCAGCAGGGCCAGTGCGGCGGGGAAGACGCCGTCCTGCTCCTTGAGGATGTGCTCGCGCAGCAGGCCGAGCGTCTCGATCAGCCGGCCGGGCCAGGTGGGATCGGCCAGGAACGGTCCGTCGGCCTCGGCCAGCACGGCCTCGATCCTGCGGTGCTCGGCCTCCAGTGCGGCGATCTTCTCGGGGAACTCGGCGGCCATCACCGGGAACAGGCCCTGCTCCTCGACCTGGGTGTGCGGGCCGAGGACGGCGGCGATCTCCCGGGCCAGCTGCGCCATGCGTGTGACCTCGCCGTCGCGGTGGGCGTCGCGGACGTGGCTGATGAGGTGGACGACCCTCTCGTGCTCCATGGTCAGCTCGTCGATCGTTTCCAGCGCCTGGCAGCCGCAGTACTCGCACATCGCGGGACTCTCCTTGCCTGGTCAGTGCGGTTGGGTGGCGAGGACGCGGCGGGTGCGGGTGACCGCGTGGCGTACGCCGGTGCCGGTGAAGGCCAGGGCCGCGGCCGCGACGACGGCCAGCAGGGCCAGGCCGATCGCGTAGCTGCCGTACGCGCCGTACAGCGAGCCCATCACCAGCGGCGGGACGAACCCGCCCAGTCCGCCGGCGGCGCCGACGACGCCGGTGACGGAGCCGACCTTGTCGGCCGGGGCCAGCAGGGCCACCAGGGCGAACACGGCTCCGCTGCCCGCGCCGAGCGCGCCGGCCATGGCGAGGCAGGCGATGGTGCCGACCGGTGCCAGGGACGGGGTGAAGGACTGCGCGAACGCCCCCGCGAGCACCACGCCCAGCGATCCGGTGAGCACCCGGACCGGCCCGATGCGGTCCGACAGCCAGCCGCCGACCGGCCGCATGGCCACCGCGAGCAGCACGAAGCCGGCCATGCGGTTGGCCGCGTCGGCCTGGGTGAGGCCGTAGCCGGTCTTGAGGTAGGTGGGCAGGTAGACCGAGAAGGCGACGTAGCCGCCGAAGGCCACCGCGTAGAGCGCGGACGCCTGCCAGGTGACGCCGAGGCGCAGGGTGGCGGTCAGCCGGTGGGCCAGCGGCTCGGTGGGCACCTGGCGGCCGGGCGCGTCACGCAGGACGAGCGCGGCCACGACCGCGTACGCGGCCAGGACGGCGGCGGTGATCAGGAACGGGTTGGCCATGCCATGGGCGTCGACCAGCTTGACCGTGGTCAGGGCGCTGATCGCAGTGCCGCCCATGCCGGCGCCGAAGATCCCGATCGCCAGACCTCGCCGCTCGGGCGGGAACCAGGCGCTGACGAAGGGCACGCCGACCGCGAACGCGGTGCCCCCGATGCCGAGGAAGAAGCCGCCGGCCAGCAGCGCCGCCAGCGAGGAGTGACCGGCCAGGCCGAGGTAGAGGACGGGCACGATGGTGGCGGCCGAGACGAGCGGGAACATCACCCGGCCGCCGAACCGGTCGGTCAGCGCCCCGACCGGGATCCGGCCCAGCGAGCCGACGACCACCGGCACCGCCACCAGCAGGGACTGCTGGAACGAGCTCAGGTCCAGGCTGTCCTTGAACCTGGGGCCGAGGGGGCTGAGCAGCGCCCAGGCCCAGAAGTTGAGGGCGAAGCCGACCGTGGCCAGCGTCAACATCAGCCAGGCCCGCCCGGACACGGACGCCACCGGTGCGCCGCTGTGGTTTCTCGACGGCTGAAGCATGCCGCCCGTCCCTTCCATGCTGGGAGTAGGTGCGGCCCTGGAGGTGGGCCCAGGGCCGCGGGTCCTCTGGTCGCCCATGGCGTGCCAGTGACCTGCTGCCACTATCCGCACCTCGGCGGCCGCGCGGCGTGGGCCGACAGTCCTGATCACCCGGCCCAGCAGGCCCCCGCCTTCCCCCGGCGGGTCCCCGTATGAGGGCCGTCCGGCCCTAACCCGGCCCCGGCCGTCCAGGGGAACATGGACTGATGTTCCACAACGACGGCTTTCGCGCACTTGACCGGCAGGAGTGTCTGCGCCTGCTGGCCAAGGTGCCGGTCGGCCGCATCGTGTACACCCGGCAGGCACTGCCCGCGGTCCTGCCCGTCAACTTCTCGCTGGACACGGACTCCGCCGTGCTGCTGCGCAGCACGGCGTCCTCGGACCTCGTCCGTGCGACCGACGGGTCCGTGGTCGCCTTCGAGGCGGACGACTTCGATGCCGTCCGGTGCTCGGGGTGGAGCGTGGTCGTCACCGGCCGGGCCACGGTGGTGACGGACCCCGCCGAACACGAACGGCTGTCCCGGCACGGCCCGAGCTCCTGGGTGGTCGCCGAGGACGGCGTCTTCGTCCGCATCGAGCCCGAGCTGGTCACCGGCCGGGAGATCATCGGCACGCGGAACTGAAACGGCGCACGGACCCGGCGGACTCAGGTCGTGGCCGCCTCTCCGGAGGCGCGCGGAGTGCGGCCGCCGTCGGGACCGTAGCCGAATCGGATCAGCAGCTGGGGGCGGCACCGACGCCTCGGTCCGCTCATCGCCGCCCGCAGGTCCGGCCACTCCATGGCCTGGTGCAGCATCGAGGTGCGCACCCCGTGCGCGGTCGCGGTCAGCAGCACGCGTTGCAGGGCCTGGCCCGCGCGCAGCCAGTCCTCCGGCCGGTCGTGCGCGGTCCACAGCAGGCCCACCTGGGCGTGACGCTCGAAGCGGAGGGCCGGCAGCCGCGGCGCCGGCAGCGGGCCGGTGAAGTCGCGCACCGGCATCCGGCCGGCCGCGTCCGGCGGGCCGAGGGCGGCGAGCGGGATGCCGTACGGACTGTGCGCCGCCGGGGCGTTGATCCAGGTGCGGGTTTCCGCGGTGCGCGCCGGGTGGGCGTGGTTGCGCGTCTCGGCCACGGCGGTCAGACGCAGCAGTCGCCGGGTTTCGATGATGTCGGGCACCTGCATCCGCGCGCCCTCGGTGTGCGCGGCCCCGGTCATCGCGGCCACGACCGGCTCGGGCACCGGGCGGCCGGTGAACGGCAGCCTGCTGGTGTGCCGTCGCGCGATCGCACCGTAGAGGTCCGGCTCCCGCGCGTGGTCGGTGTCCGGCACGGCCGGACCGGTCAGGTGAAGGGTGGCGAGCAGTTCGGGCCTGCCCGGGTCGGGCAGCAGCCGTACCTGCGGGCGTCGGCCCAGACGGGCCGCGGCGAGGCGCAGGTTGAACACCGCGGCACCCACCGAGACATGCTGGGCGCGTCCCTCGGGGTCGGTCAGCGGCAATGACCGCTCCGGCGCCGTACGGATCTCCAGCGTCCAGGTGTCGGGGTCCATACGGAAACGCCAGGGCTGGGTGTTGTGGATCGACGGGGCGGCTACGGCCGCTGCCAGCAGTGTCTCCACAGCGGCCGCGTCCAGGACCGGGGTGCGCACGATGTCTCCTGTTTCGTCCGGGTGTTCGCGGGTCATGTCGCGGGCAGGGCGGTGGCG
It encodes:
- a CDS encoding Acg family FMN-binding oxidoreductase; translated protein: MRTPVLDAAAVETLLAAAVAAPSIHNTQPWRFRMDPDTWTLEIRTAPERSLPLTDPEGRAQHVSVGAAVFNLRLAAARLGRRPQVRLLPDPGRPELLATLHLTGPAVPDTDHAREPDLYGAIARRHTSRLPFTGRPVPEPVVAAMTGAAHTEGARMQVPDIIETRRLLRLTAVAETRNHAHPARTAETRTWINAPAAHSPYGIPLAALGPPDAAGRMPVRDFTGPLPAPRLPALRFERHAQVGLLWTAHDRPEDWLRAGQALQRVLLTATAHGVRTSMLHQAMEWPDLRAAMSGPRRRCRPQLLIRFGYGPDGGRTPRASGEAATT
- a CDS encoding nitrate/nitrite transporter, with the protein product MLQPSRNHSGAPVASVSGRAWLMLTLATVGFALNFWAWALLSPLGPRFKDSLDLSSFQQSLLVAVPVVVGSLGRIPVGALTDRFGGRVMFPLVSAATIVPVLYLGLAGHSSLAALLAGGFFLGIGGTAFAVGVPFVSAWFPPERRGLAIGIFGAGMGGTAISALTTVKLVDAHGMANPFLITAAVLAAYAVVAALVLRDAPGRQVPTEPLAHRLTATLRLGVTWQASALYAVAFGGYVAFSVYLPTYLKTGYGLTQADAANRMAGFVLLAVAMRPVGGWLSDRIGPVRVLTGSLGVVLAGAFAQSFTPSLAPVGTIACLAMAGALGAGSGAVFALVALLAPADKVGSVTGVVGAAGGLGGFVPPLVMGSLYGAYGSYAIGLALLAVVAAAALAFTGTGVRHAVTRTRRVLATQPH
- a CDS encoding pyridoxamine 5'-phosphate oxidase family protein; this encodes MAHQPRRPTASRSDNPWPVSTAPAPRRTIELAPDEALRLLGSIPIGRIIFTRHALPTARPVNHVLDAGDIIIRTHEGAALVSSAQQGGPQGIVVAYEADDIDIESRLGWSVVATGYCRLVTDPAQVARYQTMLHTWSDQHMDQVVRIHPDLVTGIRLVAADGAT
- a CDS encoding pyridoxamine 5'-phosphate oxidase family protein: MFHNDGFRALDRQECLRLLAKVPVGRIVYTRQALPAVLPVNFSLDTDSAVLLRSTASSDLVRATDGSVVAFEADDFDAVRCSGWSVVVTGRATVVTDPAEHERLSRHGPSSWVVAEDGVFVRIEPELVTGREIIGTRN
- a CDS encoding hemerythrin domain-containing protein, with the translated sequence MCEYCGCQALETIDELTMEHERVVHLISHVRDAHRDGEVTRMAQLAREIAAVLGPHTQVEEQGLFPVMAAEFPEKIAALEAEHRRIEAVLAEADGPFLADPTWPGRLIETLGLLREHILKEQDGVFPAALALLDPEQWEAVEAVRARAGNRLPQPSP